One Setaria viridis chromosome 7, Setaria_viridis_v4.0, whole genome shotgun sequence genomic region harbors:
- the LOC140223437 gene encoding uncharacterized protein, which produces MEEPMSSEKGKGKATDDGGGVASLEKHLGEMKLQGEEEEDLDFSGELEDLVKEVRWIALFRVHTTKPFSHAALFSALRNAWAAAKEVTFKAREPNLFVVQFHCLGDWTRVMEGRPWLFRGAAIVMEEYDGYSNVNSYNLDKIPIWARIHGVPEMLMKKKELAEKGLASARAVRALLEIQERERPDVFFLSETHLGRVKAEKLKRKLGCDHFLINESDGRSGGLLMLWRKETVIQCKGVSQYFIDVEIRGDFNEILFHHEKEGGRTRSQAQLQAFQDSLMECELADIGFVDGASVQFLQEERPRRFEARWLKEETVEEIVHAAWVRAAVQGNGPSLMAKVNAVHDDLHVWDQEVLKKPVYRMKKLKRELEKGVLGDMNCRVTADMNQLLLAPFSREEVKKALFSIGDLKAPGPDGLHAIFFKRFWNMLGEELTDEVLQAVNNSNIPDGWNDTTIVLIPKVENPDKVGQFRPISLCNVVYKVISKILSSRLKLILPDIISDHQSAFVPGRLITDNILLAYECIHSMKRKKGNRGLCAVKLDMHKAYDRVEWVFLEKMMLKLGFHQRWVKMIMACVTSVKYRVRFNAMETDNIIPTRGLRQGDPLSPYLFLIVAEGLSCMLKGAEERGELEGVKVCRAAPVISHLLFADDSLILMHADKKNADCLTDILNRYCANSGQKVSEAKSSIFFSNNTNVDVKEEVCEALNIMTESLNDKYLGLPAMVGADRSDCFHHLVDRVNSRINGWKEKLLSMGGKEILIKSIAQAIPVYAMMVFKIPNKICKGISNAISQYWWGDDNDKNRMHWQEWWKMCMPKGSGGMGFRDIQSFNLAMLAKQVWRLLREPDSLCARVLRSRYYPDGKLLNAKRKSGSSYTWQSILAGLDCFKLGYIWRVGDGTQINIWKDNWIPGSHDMKAQTRRGNNLVTSVDELINPMTASWDEDLEEMTVLPGIITEMACSL; this is translated from the exons ATGGAGGAACCAATGTCAAGcgagaaggggaaggggaaggctACAGATGATGGGGGAGGAGTGGCATCGTTGGAGAAGCACCTGGGAGAGATGAAATTacaaggggaggaagaagaagatcttgATTTCTCTGGAGAACTCGAGGATCTGGTGAAAGAAGTTCGATGGATTGCCCTGTTTAGGGTTCACACAACGAAGCCTTTCAGCCATGCAGCTTTATTCAGCGCGTTGAGGAACGCGTGGGCGGCAGCGAAGGAGGTGACCTTCAAGGCACGGGAACCGAATCTGTTCGTAGTCCAGTTCCACTGCCTCGGCGATTGGACGAGAGTCATGGAGGGGAGGCCTTGGCTGTTTAGAGGTGCAGCCATAGTTATGGAAGAATATGATGGCTATTCAAATGTGAATTCATATAATCTAGACAAGATCCCAATCTGGGCACGAATTCATGGTGTCCCGGAGATGTTGATGAAGAAAAAAGAGCTAGCTGAGAAG GGCCTTGCTAGCGCCCGGGCAGTTCGTGCGCTTCTGGAAATCCAGGAGCGGGAGAGACCAGATGTGTTTTTCCTGTCTGAAACACATTTGGGTAGAGTGAAGGCAGAAAAGTTGAAGCGAAAATTGGGTTGTGATCACTTTTTAATTAATGAAAGTGATGGCCGAAGTGGTGGCTTGCTCATGTTGTGGAGGAAGGAGACTGTGATTCAGTGTAAAGGTGTTTCTCAGTATTTCATTGACGTGGAGATTAGAG GAGATTTCAATGAGATCCTTTTCCACCATGAAAAGGAAGGAGGTAGAACTAGATCACAAGCTCAGTTGCAAGCATTCCAGGATTCTCTTATGGAATGCGAGCTAGCGGATATTGGTTTTGTGG ATGGCGCCTCTGTCCAGTTCCTCCAGGAAGAAAGACCAAGGAGATTTGAAGCAAGGTGGTTAAAAGAGGAAACAGTGGAGGAAATAGTACACGCAGCATGGGTACGGGCTGCGGTGCAGGGTAATGGCCCAAGCTTGATGGCGAAGGTGAATGCAGTACACGATGATTTACATGTTTGGGATCAGGAGGTTCTGAAGAAACCTGTTTACCGTATGAAAAAACTAAAAAGGGAGCTTGAAAAA GGAGTTCTTGGGGATATGAATTGCAGGGTAACGGCTGATATGAATCAACTTCTTCTCGCTCCTTTCTCTAGGGAGGAGGTGAAGAAAGCTCTTTTCAGTATTGGTGACCTTAAAGCCCCCGGACCTGATGGTTTACATGCAATTTTTTTCAAGCGTTTCTGGAATATGTTGGGAGAGGAACTGACTGATGAAGTGTTGCAAGcagtgaacaactcaaatatccCAGATGGATGGAATGACACTACAATTGTGTTGATCCCGAAGGTGGAGAACCCAGATAAAGTTGGTCAATTCAGACCAATTTCCCTATGCAATGTGGTCTATAAGGTAATATCAAAGATTTTATCAAGTAGACTAAAATTGATTTTACCAGATATTATAAGTGACCATCAAAGTGCTTTTGTTCCGGGGAGGTTGATTACTGACAATATTTTATTAGCATATGAGTGCATACATTCAATGAAAAGGAAGAAGGGGAATAGGGGATTATGTGCTGTAAAATTGGATATGCATAAAGCATATGACAGAGTAGAGTGGGTTTTTCTTGAGAAAATGATGTTGAAACTCGGATTTCACCAAAGATGGGTAAAGATGATTATGGCCTGTGTTACATCGGTCAAGTACAGGGTCCGATTCAATGCGATGGAAACTGATAATATTATACCTACAAGGGGTCTGAGGCAAGGTGATCCATTGTCACCATATCTTTTCCTGATAGTGGCAGAAGGTTTATCATGTATGTTGAAGGGtgctgaagaaagaggggaGTTGGAGGGGGTTAAGGTGTGCAGGGCAGCCCCGGTTATTTCACATCTGCTCTTTGCAGATGATTCGCTCATTCTAATGCATGCCGACAAGAAGAACGCAGATTGTCTAACTGATATTTTAAACAGATATTGTGCTAATTCAGGGCAGAAAGTTAGTGAAGCAAAATCaagtatttttttctcaaacaatACCAATGTTGATGTCAAAGAGGAGGTCTGTGAAGCTCTGAATATTATGACTGAATCCCTCAATGATAAATATTTGGGTTTACCGGCGATGGTGGGGGCAGACCGTTCTGACTGCTTCCATCATTTGGTTGATCGAGTGAACTCTAGAATAAATGGGTGGAAGGAGAAGCTTCTTAGTATGGGTGGTAAGGAGATCCTGATAAAATCTATTGCTCAAGCTATCCCAGTGTATGCGATGATGGTGTTTAAAATTCCTAATAAAATCTGCAAAGGAATAAGCAATGCCATTTCGCAATACTGGTGGGGGGATGACAATGATAAAAACAGGATGCATTGGCAAGAATGGTGGAAAATGTGCATGCCTAAAGGCTCGGGTGGAATGGGGTTCAGAGATATTCAATCTTTCAACCTGGCAATGTTGGCTAAACAAGTGTGGAGACTGCTGAGAGAGCCTGATTCATTATGTGCTAGGGTACTAAGATCTCGTTACTATCCGGATGGAAAGTTACTAAATGCAAAGAGGAAAAGTGGTAGCTCTTATACTTGGCAGAGTATCTTAGCAGGCCTTGACTGTTTTAAGCTTGGTTACATCTGGAGGGTTGGAGATGGTACACAGATCAACATCTGGAAAGATAATTGGATACCGGGCAGCCATGACATGAAAGCTCAGACACGAAGAGGGAATAACCTAGTAACCTCAGTAGATGAGCTTATCAACCCAATGACTGCATCTTGGGATGAGGATCTG GAAGAGATGACTGTGTTGCCTGGCATTATAACAGAAATGGCCTGTTCTCTGTGA